The following are encoded together in the Nitrospirota bacterium genome:
- a CDS encoding regulatory protein RecX has product MKGYFRMNLDESRKARDAALRLLGLCDRSKKDLTERLIRKGFSAAIAEAVADEMESLGYIDDRRFAERFASDAVNRRDAGPQMISSGLQKKGIARDIIDDILMKVSNDYAQADIARRALGRRLRIGSVPRERAEIRRLSDYLRRRGFSYDIIRGVLKGIEQDDNIS; this is encoded by the coding sequence TTGAAAGGCTATTTTCGGATGAACCTTGATGAGAGCAGAAAGGCGAGAGATGCTGCCCTACGGCTGCTCGGATTATGTGACAGGAGTAAGAAGGATCTGACAGAGAGATTGATCAGGAAAGGTTTTTCAGCAGCAATAGCAGAGGCTGTCGCTGATGAAATGGAGTCCCTCGGGTACATTGATGACCGCCGGTTTGCCGAGAGGTTTGCTTCAGACGCTGTTAACAGAAGAGATGCTGGTCCGCAGATGATAAGCTCAGGATTGCAGAAAAAAGGGATAGCAAGAGACATAATTGACGATATCCTCATGAAGGTATCAAATGACTATGCACAGGCTGATATAGCCCGGAGGGCCCTTGGCAGGAGGTTGAGGATCGGGAGTGTCCCAAGGGAAAGGGCTGAGATCAGGAGGCTGTCAGATTACCTTAGACGAAGAGGTTTCTCATATGATATTATTAGAGGTGTTTTAAAGGGGATAGAACAGGATGACAACATCAGCTGA